AAAAAGCACTTTTACATCATGACGACTGCTTTAGCAATGAATGAAACCACTGTTTGAGAATGAACGAGGTTTAAATCGGAGTGCCCCATGCTACCTGTTGAAATGGATATGCAACACTCGCTGTTTAAAAATCGATCTTTTTATTTTTATGGGGTCCGGTATGTGCTCTGCCTTTCGTTATCGATGTATCTGTTTGTTGAACAATGGTATAGTCATCCATACGTTAAACCAAGCTCCTATCTTGGATTCGTCCTTCATGGCTACCTTGTTACCCCGTATTTTTCTCATGTTATTCGGTGGCGTCTTATCCGATCGCTATAAACGTTCAACGATCATGCGTATCTCGAGCGGTCTACGATCAGTTTCATTCTTTGTTTCTCGTTTTACTTCATGCCGATCAGCTTACGTTGCTGACGATTTTAGGATTCGCCTTGCTGTTTGGTAGTGTGGATGCATTTTTTTCGCCGGCGAATGCTTCCTTACTGCCTACACTCGTTCCGAAAGAACAGCTCACTAAAGCCAATTCACTGATTCAGACATCTAATCAAATCGCCCTTTTTTCAGGTCCGATTCTTGGTGGAGTCATCC
This region of Exiguobacterium acetylicum DSM 20416 genomic DNA includes:
- a CDS encoding MFS transporter, which encodes MFLVLLHADQLTLLTILGFALLFGSVDAFFSPANASLLPTLVPKEQLTKANSLIQTSNQIALFSGPILGGVILSYSSYS